From a region of the Paenibacillus sp. R14(2021) genome:
- a CDS encoding spore germination protein, translating into MTLVNQTDLSVKKSMSENINDLQQLFYDCPDLIYKHYSERNTNACLVFFVGLIKEERITFHMLEHLLKHVERMDANLIELEENAIITVPVSETREMTEIVSSILEGSAILFIDKLDKALVIKAQGGLFRDITEPKNESALRGSKEGFIENCSANIALLRQKIHSPQLKIAYKELGENTKTKVGVVYLGHVVKQDLLLEVHRRLDRIKINGVLESEYIEEMIEDHPNSLFPQIQNTERPDKVAGNLLEGRIAIICDGSPSVLIVPSTFWQMMQSSEDYYNRYYFSIFQRAVRYFSVLVSFLLPALYVAISTYHIEMIPTKFLLTFMASRDKIPFPAVLEAFMMELLAEILREAGLRLPKAAGQTISILGAIVIGTATVEAGIVSAPMVIIVSFTGICGSTIPLNNIANSFRLLRFPLIILAGIFGLFGITIGLAFVAAHLCSMQSFGTPFLSPVAPLSLTGLKDTLVRLHWSKLKNPRGHANSGWMQSLLIKYVRSQGRK; encoded by the coding sequence ATGACACTCGTTAATCAAACAGATCTATCTGTAAAAAAGTCAATGTCAGAAAACATAAATGATTTACAACAGCTATTTTACGACTGTCCCGACCTGATCTATAAACATTATTCTGAACGGAATACGAATGCCTGCCTTGTTTTTTTTGTAGGTCTAATTAAAGAAGAAAGAATCACCTTTCATATGTTGGAACATCTTTTAAAGCACGTTGAACGGATGGATGCTAATCTAATCGAACTTGAAGAGAATGCAATTATAACAGTCCCTGTTTCGGAAACAAGAGAAATGACCGAAATCGTAAGTTCCATTCTAGAGGGTAGTGCGATTTTATTCATAGATAAGCTTGACAAAGCATTAGTGATTAAAGCACAGGGAGGATTGTTTCGAGATATTACCGAGCCTAAGAATGAGTCGGCTCTTCGTGGATCGAAAGAGGGGTTTATCGAGAATTGCTCTGCAAACATTGCACTGCTTCGGCAAAAAATTCACAGCCCGCAACTGAAGATTGCTTACAAAGAATTAGGCGAGAACACAAAAACAAAAGTCGGGGTCGTGTATTTGGGGCATGTTGTTAAGCAGGATCTGCTTTTAGAAGTTCATCGTAGATTGGATCGAATCAAAATAAACGGTGTTTTAGAGAGCGAATACATCGAAGAAATGATTGAAGATCATCCCAATAGCCTATTTCCGCAAATTCAGAATACGGAACGGCCGGATAAGGTGGCGGGCAATTTATTGGAAGGACGTATTGCCATTATTTGCGACGGGTCTCCTTCCGTGCTTATCGTCCCGAGCACATTCTGGCAAATGATGCAAAGCAGCGAGGATTATTATAATCGATATTATTTCTCCATCTTTCAAAGAGCAGTGCGTTACTTCTCTGTATTAGTCTCTTTTCTGCTCCCCGCTCTATATGTCGCAATATCCACCTACCATATTGAAATGATTCCCACTAAGTTTCTGCTTACTTTCATGGCCAGTCGGGATAAAATCCCGTTCCCTGCCGTATTAGAAGCCTTTATGATGGAGCTATTGGCGGAAATTCTCAGGGAAGCAGGTCTTCGTCTTCCGAAAGCCGCCGGGCAAACAATCAGTATTCTTGGCGCGATTGTCATCGGAACCGCTACGGTTGAAGCGGGTATCGTATCGGCGCCCATGGTCATTATTGTGTCGTTTACTGGGATTTGCGGATCGACGATTCCGTTAAACAATATCGCTAATTCATTTCGATTACTACGTTTTCCTTTAATCATTTTAGCCGGAATATTCGGTCTGTTTGGTATTACAATAGGTCTTGCTTTCGTAGCCGCTCATCTATGCAGTATGCAATCTTTCGGCACACCCTTTTTGTCTCCGGTGGCCCCATTATCTTTGACGGGCTTGAAAGACACCTTAGTAAGGTTACATTGGTCAAAGTTGAAGAATCCTAGGGGACATGCCAATTCCGGTTGGATGCAGAGCCTATTGATCAAATATGTTAGGAGTCAAGGGAGAAAATGA
- a CDS encoding ketoacyl-ACP synthase III → MQQHPLQSHAAITAFGAYVPDRILSNNDLEQMVDTNDEWIFQRTGIKERRIAAEEQFCSDMCFGAVRDLQLRYGVVLEDIDYVLVATTTPDTYFPSMAARVQAEFGIPASGAADIQAACAGFVSALQLANGLILSGAYRKILVIGAETLSKATDYTDRSTCILFGDGAGAMLLERREEGAFLASYNLTNGSNGHNLYRSSLSPTIAGVPIQTNSLIVQNGREVYRWAVTTVPKGINALLERNGFTTEDINWFVPHSANMRIVESICERTGISLDQTLTSMQQYGNTSAASIPLSIDLALKEERIKTGDTLLLYGFGGGLTESALLLRWTL, encoded by the coding sequence ATGCAGCAACATCCCCTGCAGTCGCATGCGGCAATTACGGCATTCGGTGCCTATGTCCCTGACCGGATCTTATCTAATAATGACTTGGAACAAATGGTTGATACCAACGACGAGTGGATTTTCCAGCGGACCGGCATCAAAGAGCGCCGCATCGCGGCTGAAGAGCAGTTCTGCAGCGATATGTGCTTCGGCGCCGTCCGGGATCTGCAGCTTCGTTATGGCGTCGTTCTTGAAGATATAGACTATGTACTTGTTGCGACAACTACACCGGATACGTACTTCCCGAGCATGGCTGCCCGGGTTCAAGCGGAATTCGGCATTCCGGCAAGCGGCGCAGCCGACATTCAAGCTGCATGCGCCGGTTTTGTCTCCGCGCTCCAGCTCGCCAACGGCCTGATTCTATCCGGCGCCTACCGTAAAATTCTCGTCATCGGTGCTGAGACGCTGTCGAAGGCGACCGATTATACAGATCGTTCAACCTGCATCCTGTTCGGCGACGGCGCCGGCGCCATGCTGCTCGAGCGCCGCGAAGAAGGAGCATTCCTTGCCTCGTACAATTTGACGAACGGCAGCAACGGCCATAACCTGTACCGATCGTCCCTATCGCCGACGATCGCGGGCGTGCCGATCCAAACGAACAGCCTCATCGTGCAAAATGGGCGCGAGGTTTACCGCTGGGCCGTTACGACGGTACCGAAGGGCATTAATGCCTTGCTTGAACGAAATGGCTTCACAACCGAGGATATCAATTGGTTCGTGCCTCACAGTGCCAATATGCGGATCGTTGAATCCATCTGCGAACGGACAGGCATTTCCTTGGATCAGACGCTGACGAGCATGCAGCAATACGGCAACACCTCGGCGGCTTCCATCCCGCTGTCCATCGACCTTGCTCTGAAGGAAGAGCGGATCAAAACCGGCGATACGCTGCTGCTCTACGGCTTCGGAGGCGGCTTGACGGAATCGGCCCTGCTTCTTCGCTGGACCTTGTAA